CACTGTGCCTCCTTGTGTGGCGCTCTGAGCCTGGTGCACACATCTGCCCATCCTAGACACAACGGGGCTGTGTTCCCAGAGCCAGCCGGCACCCTGCCCGGGAGGGCCCTGCTGCCACGGATCCTGTCCCCTGCCGCCAGCGCGGGGAGCAGGCAGCACTGAGGCCCAGGCGCACAGGAGACCATGCCATGTGCCCAAGGCATGCCCCGTCATGCTGCATTCCTGGGGCCTCCCTCCTGCCATGAAAGTCATttgcgtgccaggcactgttgagGAGCTGGGGGTTCAGCAGCACCTATAGGCCGATCTGCTTCCCCTCGTGTTGCTGACTgctgggtgaggggagagggtgATAAATAAGGAAACACTCCACTGTCTGAGGGTGCCCAGCCCTCAGAGACCATCCATCCAGGAGGTGCAGATTTCAACAGGGCGGCTGCAGGAGGGTGTGAGGGTGCAGGGTGTGGGGAGCTGGAGCTCTGCTGAGTGGGCATCTGGAGCCTAGGGCCTGGGGACACGGGTGGCTGCACCTTGGCCTCACTGTGTCTTTCCTCGCAAAGAGGAGAGGGCAGCCCATTCCCCCAGAATGTGTTCTCTGCTTCTAGGGTCCCTATCTCAGCCCCATCCCGGGGTTTCCTCAGTGTCTGGAGAAACCCCCGCATCTCTGTGTCTACAGCCTCTCTGGTGCCAGGTCTGCACCAGTCACTTCGCCTCCACCCTTCTTGCCAGGAATCTTCCGAACCAGGTGGCAGCTCAGGTGTCGGCAGCTGGGGATGGGGTTACACACCCCGGAGACGGACACGCCTGGCTCGTGACAGGACAGCTGCTTGCCAATGAGCTGGGGAAAGtcacagcccctgcctcctgccctgggAGCCCCTCCCCACGGGAGGAACTGCCTGGGGGCTGTTCAGAGTCACTAAGGACACAGGTTGtggaatcagacagacctggCTTTGAACACTGCCTTTATCCTTATTAGCTGTACAGACAAGTATATAagccttctgtgcctcagtttcctcaccaggAAAATGGGTTAGTCACCACTTCCCTGGGCTGTTGCTGGGAGGCGAGTTGCCCATgcctggctggggctgggcactCAGGATCCTTATCATCATAGCTGCTGTTGTGAGCAATATTCTGCCTCTGGGGGCATGACACTCTCAGCCATGGCTTCTCACAGTTGGTGGATACAAGTTTCTTCAAGGAAGGAGCTGAGGCCTGGGGGCCACTGGCTGGGCAGCCCTCAGGATCAGGCCCACCAGAGCCTCTGTGCGTTTCCTCAGGTCGTGGTTCCTTGAGATGGGACCGCAGCTCCTCCCCGACTACAGGGAGCAGGGCTCAGGGCAGCCCCAGGACACCTGCCTGGGAGGGTCCAGTACAATGGGCCCTGTGTGTGAAAGGGGGCCAGCATCGTGCTAGGGGCTGGGGGCGGCCCAGAGGCTGCCTGGCCCAGCCCCGCAGTCCCCCAGCTCCCATCTGAGGTCCCACCAGGAAGGGCCCCCCAGCTTCCTGGGCTGGCTTTTCTCACAGAGGAAATTCCACAGCAGACCCTAATTGGATGTCCTCTGCTCCGGTGTTGGGTgggagagtgcagtggtgtcggGGGAGAAGGCGCAGGAGCGCTGCACTGTCCTGCAAGCCGGCTCCCTGCCCTTCAAGGCCTGCCTGGCTCAGGCCAGCCTGTGgctcaggagcccagctgcctgggctgaggctgggggctgCATGTCCCATCTCAGTGTCTGCATCTGTCGAGGCCCTGTCCCTCCCGCCCATGGCCTGGACAGCTCTTCTCAGTTCACAGACATTGGTGGTGGGGGACAGAGGTTTAGCAGACCTGTTCCCTCATGAGAAATACCCCATGCCCCACGGAGCCAGGGCCGGGTTGTAGTGATGGTACCGCCGTGAGCCCTCCTCGAGAGCACAGTCACGTCCAGGAAGCCTACTCGGAAAAGGAGGCAGTAgccgggggtggggaggggtgagaCTGCCATAGGTGGAGCGGGAGGGATGCTGAGATTCTGGCCTTGGTCAAGTGTGAAGGTGCCACTTGCGCAGCTCCGGGTGACAGCTGCAGACCCCACTCCTGCCTTCCTCCGCCCCTGGCTGGGCTGCAGGTGGCAGCAGGAGCTTGACACAGTTTGACAGGGCGAGGCCCCACCCAGGAGAGGGGCAGCCTATGGGGCAGTGGGCCACAGGCCCTGGGCTTTGCCTAAGTTTCCTGGGAATGCCTCCCAAGAGAGTGGGGACAATGTGATGTGCACCCTTCATGGGGTGCCGCAAAGGCCAGGTGGGCCCCAGCCGGGGGCTCCAGTCTCAGCTGCTTTTCCCCAAGGGGAGATGGGGCCGGAGGACACCACACTGGGCCATGACCTGGGGCTCAGGGCACCACATCTGCCAGGAGAGTCAAGTCGTGCAGGTTTTGGGCAGGATGGCCTCCCGGAGCCATAGCCCAGCTTTGGTCCTTGTCCCCTGACTCCTGGAGCTCTTGGTGTtcactgtagttccagctgcacTGATCAGGCACAGGGAAGTCCTTCAGAGGCTTAGGTTGAGGGGATTCCTGTCTCCCCCATCGCTCCACTGGCCTTGAACCCAGGCAGAATCCTGTTCAGTGTTGTGCTTCTCCCCCTTGGGGTGGTGTCTCCTGGGGTGGCTGCCTGGGGCTCTAAACACTGCTCCTTTGTCCCTCACAGGCCATCAGCATCAGCAAAGCCATCAACACCCAGGAGGCCCCCGTGAAGGAGAAGCACGCCCGGCGTATCCTTGGCCGGCTCTTGGACCCAGGAGTCGGGTGTGGATGTGGGAGCAGCGTAGTGCTGCAGGTGGCCTGCGGTCAGCTGTGCCGGGGTCACAAGTTCCCTCACTGAGCCCGGGGAGGAGGGTCCTGTGCAGCTTGGCTCCTTCTCATCTCAGTCTCATCACAAAAACGCCCCCATTGGGCCCAGTGATTTCCTTGTCTTGCCCTAACTCCTGTCCCCTTGGCTGGACACTGGAGCTCTGGTGACCCGGGGTTGATGGGCACATGGTTGGGGGCCGGCCCTCTTCCGGCGGCCCTGGCCTCTGTCAGCCGGGTTTGCTGAGCCCCCGTgctccagtctctgcttccacACTTGGCCTTGACATTGCAGGCATCATTCTGGGCACACACCACGAGAAGGGGGCTTTCACCTTCTGGTCCTACGCCATTGGGCTGCCGCTGCCCAGCAGCTCCATTCTCAGCTGGAAGTTCTGCCACGTCCTCCACAAGGTCCTTCGAGACGGGCACCCCAATGTGAGTAGCAGCTGCTGCCTCTGCTCCCCGGAGCTGGGGCACTGTCCCGTGGACATGCGGGCTCTGGCCCTGTTCCTGTCCCCGTAGCTCCGGGCTGTTCCTCCCGCCTCGGGTGGGGAGTGCGTGTCTCAGGGCCCTGCCACACGGTCCTGGACACTCCCCCACTCCCGTATTCCCTGCGCTGCAGGTGCTGCATGACTGCCAGCGGTACCGCAGCAACATCCGGGAGATTGGAGACCTGTGGGTAGGTCCAGTCATTCTAGGTCCTGCCTGGCATTCGGGGCTTTCCTGAGCGTGTGGGGCTGGGCGAAGGGTGGCTCCCTGTGGGCAGTTCCCTGCGGGTGGCTGGGTTTTCCCAGGGGCGACAGTGGGAGGGGCAGCACGGGGAGATGCTGCCTGCCTTTGAGGGCCTGGCCCAGGGTGCTCCACACGCATAACCAGTGGGCCCTCCAGCTCCGAAGTTACCCGGGCCCTTTAGTCCTCACGAGTTGGGAAATGTGGCAAGACCACAGCCCGGGCACCTCGGTGGTTAGAGAGCCTGTGGCAGGGCGCAGGTTCCTGGGCTCCCCCAGACCTGCTGCTGAAGAATCAGGACTGGAGGTCTGCATTTTGAGCACACACACAGTAAGGCCTGAGAGCCCTGGGGGGCCTGCAATCTGGATGCACTGTAAGACCTCAGGAGTTAGAGATGTCCCTGGTGGGCAGAGGGCCTTGGCCTGGTTCTCTCTGGAGCACTGTGGGGGGCTCGTCTGCCTGGCCAGGGACATAGGAGCAGGGCAGGCCCTGGACCGGGTACCCACAGGGAGGCCTGACCAGGGCGTTATCCAACCCAGAACCACTGCCCGGACTCACTTCCCTTGAAGCGAGGAAAACACTGCCCATGGTGCCACCTGCAGATGCAGGCCCAGCTGGCCTGGCCGCAGGGGCcgtggggctggaggagggagcagggaggatGTGTCTAGGCGCCCGTCGGGACGTGCCTCCCTGCCAGCACCAGCACTTTAATAAAGCGTCCCTGCTCAGAACTGGCCTGCCGCCCTGGACAAAGAGCTCTCTTCCCACAAGAGTTTCTTTGGCAGGAATGACAAGGAGGAAGATTAAGGGAAAAAGCTAGAGACAGAGAGGGTGGTTGGTGGAGGCCAGGAGAAGACGTTTGTTGAATGAAGAAGTGCCCGGTGGTGGGTCACTCTCATGCCCAGGTCCTTGAGGACTCTTGGACGTGTTCACGAGCCGTGGCCCCTCACCCTGTCTGTCTTCACACAGGGACATTTGCATGACCGCTACGGACAGCTGGTGAATGTCTACACCAAGCTGCTGCTGACCAAGATCTCCTTCCACCTCAAGGTGGTTTCCTCGGGGGAGTCATGGGGCTGAGGGATCCGTGGGCTTTTCCCACTGTGACGTTATGGCACATGTTGGGACATCGAGGGTGGGATCTGTCCTCTTCATGAGTCTTTCCATTCACCTTCTTGTCCCAACTATGACTAAAGGGGAGACAGGGAAGCCAGGGCATCATGAAGCTCCTAGAACACTGCAGGCATTTCCGTGGACGTGGGCATGGGCTTCCCCAGGCGTTTCCGTGGACGTGGGCATGGGCTTCCCCAGGCGTTTCTGTGGACGTGGGCATGGGCTTCCCCAGGCGTTTCTGTGGACATGAGTGCTGGGCTTCCTCAGTCTCTGCTGTGCTGGCCGGGTGCTCCCCTCCTCCCAACCCCCTCCACTGCCCTCTGCCACCTATGTGGACCACAGCCTGGGTCTGCCAAgagcagggcccagggcccagtgTGGAGCCCCCTGGTTCAGTGGCcgctgggtgggtgggggggccTGGTTCAGTGGCCGCTGGGTGCGGGGGCCCTGGTTCAGTGGCCGCTGGGTGGGGGGGGCCCTGGTTCAGTGGCCGCTGAGGGGGGGGCCTGGTTCAGTGGCCGCTGGGTGCCAGGGCCCCTGGTTCAGTGGCTGCTGGGTGGGGGGCCCTGGTTCAGTGGTCGCTGGGTTGGGGGGGGGCCTGGTTCAGTGGCCGCTGGGTTGGGGGGGGGCCTGGTCCAGTGGCCGCTGGGTGGGGGGGGGCCTGGTCCAGTGGCCGCTGGGTGGGGGGGGCCCTGGTTCAGTGGCCGCTGGGTGGTGGTGGGGCCCTGGTTCAGTGGCCGCTGGGTGGTGGGGGGGCCCTGTTTCAGTGGCCGCTGGGTGGGGGGCCCTGGTTCAGTGGCCGCTGGGTGGGGGGGCCCTTGTTCAGTGGCCGCTGGGTGGGGGCGGCCCTGGTTTGGTGGCCGCTGGGTGGGGGGGCCTGGTTCGGTGGCCGCTGGGTGGAGGGGCCTGGTTCGGTGGCCGCTGGGTGTGGGGGGGCCCTGGTTCAGGGGCCGTTGGGTGGGGGGGCCTGGTTCGGTGGCCGCTGGGTGGAGGGGCCTGGTTCGGTGGCCGCTGGGTGGGGGGGGCCCTGGTTCGGTGGCCGCTGGGTGGGGGGGCCCTGGTTCGGTGGCCGCTGGGTGGAGGGGCCTGGTTCCGTGGCCGCTGGGTGGGGGGGGCCCTGGTTCGGTGGCCGCTGGGTGGGGGGGCCCTGGTTCGGTGGCCGCTGGGTGGGGGGCCCTGGTTCAGGGGCCGCTGGGTGGGGGTTCTCTCCACAGCATCCCCAGTTTCCCGCGGGCCTGGAGGTGACAGACGAGGTACTGGAGAAGGCAGCTGGGACCGATGTCAACAACATGTGAGTCACTCTGCATGGCTACATGGCCACTTCCCCTCGGCTTCCCCATTCCTTCCTACCGCGTCTCACGCCCAGGCGTCCACATGGGGCAGTGGGGTTGAATGAATCCGTGGCTTTGTTGGTTGATGCTCACGCTCCCAGGGACAGAGGGTGAAGTTAAAAGGGTGGGGTGTACTTGAAGGACTGTCGTCCTGGCAGAGGCACGCTGTCTCACCAGAGCCATGGTGTCGGCAGTGCCCCTGTCCCCACTGGAGGGGGCGTCTCAGGATGAGTGGGTGGGTCCACCcaccctttttcatttcttcccccACTTCTCTTGCGTAGCTTCCAGCTCACTGTGGAGATGTTTGATTACATGGATTGTGAGCTGAAGCTTTCTGAATCAGGTGAGCCGTAAAGAGGGGATGCGGGGGTCTGAGTGTATTGCTAAGTCCCCAGAGATGGGacgagaagaaaaaagaagacatgagTGATCAGACCAACTGATCACTATGAAATGACCCtggccagccgcagtggctcacatctgtaatcccagcattttgggaggctgaggcaggcagattgcttgaggtcaggggttcaagaccagcctggccaacatggtgaaaccctgtctctactaaaaaaatataaaaattagccaggcgtggtggcgcacgcctgtattcccagctacttgggaggctgaggcaggagaatcacttgaacctgggcggcggagatcatgccgctacactccagcctgggcaacagagtgagtctccgtcttaaaaaaaaaaaaagaaaaagaaatgccccTGCCCCTCCTGGGGTCCCTGCACCTCCAGGGATAGGTAATGGGGCCTCCTGGCCCCTCCAAAGCATGGCAGGCCCCAGCGGGTACATCCAGGATACAGGTTCAGCCATCTCTTCCATCCAGTGAGTGTCACTCCATCAGCCCCAAGACGGGGAGGGTGAGGAGGTGTGCACAGGAGCCACCTTGCCAggttcctgccccagccttgggCCATCTGCAGAGCCCAGCTGGAAGAGAGGTTTGGGTCGTCCTGCCATTTTCTGCTCTAGAAAGCCTCTGAGTCACGTCAGACTTCCTAGCGAGGGAACCCGGCCGCTGTTGGACAGGAAATCTCAGAGGGCTCAGCTTCCAGGCTGGAGAACTGATTGTTCTAGGTGGCAGCTTCAAAACAACTCATGGGTGACTCAGTGCTCTCCATAAGAGGGCAAGAAGCAAATGCCTCCTTAAGGGAAAATTGTGAGTTAGAGGCAGTTTGGGCAGCCTCCCTGAGTCCCCAGGTCTGGCCAGTGCAGCTGGGCGAGCCTGATGGGCATTCAGTTCCAGTGGGTGGGAGGTGGGCTCAGAGTTGGACCCTTGTGCCTGGGAAGAGCCTGCTCAGGATCTGACATGGAGAGCAGAGGGCAGGTGTCCAAAGGTGTGGCCCCAACTGTGCAGCAGGACAGGGCTACCAGGCTCTGTGTCCTGGCAGAGATGTGCTGAGCCTGAGCCTCTCAGCACAGAACCCACCAGGTAGGAGCCAGGTACCCCTGGCATGGGAGAAGGCCAGTGTGGGCAGGCAGTGGCCCCATGAGGGAAGTGGAGAACACTCACAGGCACGCTTCCCACCTGGTGACGCTGGTGTGTTGATGAAGCACAAATGGGGTGTACCAGCATCTGCTGGAGAAATTCCCACATCTGCAGAGGTGACAGGTACAGGGGCTTCCCTGCCTCAGGACCTGTAACAGCAAAGAAACACAAACGTCCTAAACATGCCTCAGCAGAGGCTGCGTCTCGCTGTCTGTGCAGAGCAGAGAACGGAGGGTGGCGGGAAGAGAGATGTGTCGAATCTGGGATGGCCGGGAAGATCTAGAAAACATTCTACTGTGTGAAATCAAGCAGATTGCCGAACAGCATGGACATACGTGTTGAAGATCCAAGCAGTACTTTATGTGTGCTGTAATTTTTTGCAAGGAAAACATACTTAGCATGACATGTAATTaggaattacttttttaaaaaggcaagggGCGGCACTTTGTGTCTTCCTTCTTGCCCCTCCCCCCCAGGCTCTCTCCTGTCACTGCAGAGATTTGCAAGTGGTCCCATCACAGGCAAGGCGGGAGCAGGACCTGAGGGGCCAGGGCACAGGTCTGTGCAGCGGGGGCTGTCTGGCCGCTCTCCCGTGCTGGCCAGCTGCCTGCTCTTTGTCATTCTTCTCTCTGCCCCAGAGAAGCTGCCAGCCAAGAAGGAGGCAGCCTCATGTTTGTCCTTTGTCCCTCCCACTTGGTAGTTCTGATACAAGGCCCGATTGTCAGGGGCAGGGGAGACGGGCCCTGGGGGTGTCAGGGGCAGGGGAGACGGGCCCTGGGGGTGTCAGGGGCAGGGGAGACGGGCCCTGGGGGTGTCAGGGGCAGGGGAGACGGGCCCTGGGGGTGTCAGGGGCAGGGGAGACGGGCCCTGGGGGTGTCAGGGGCAGGGGAGACGGGCCCTGGGGGTGTCAGGGGCAGGGGAGACGGGCCCTGGGGGTGTCAGGGGCAGGGGAGACGGGCCCTGGGGGTGTCAGGGGCAGGGGAGACGGGCCCTGGGGGTGTCAGGGGCAGGGGAGACGGGCCCTGGGGGTGTCAGGGGCAGGGGAGACGGGCCCTGGGGGTGTCAGGGGCAGGGGAGACGGGCCCTGGGGGTGTCAGGGGCAGGGGAGACGGGCCCTGGGGGTGTCAGGGGCAGGGGAGACGGGCCCTGGGGGTAAGCAAGGTTTCAGGGTCACTTGGGGTGTGCAGAGCCAAGCTGTGACCCTAGTGCCGTGTTACTTGGCAGAGGCCCTGCCTGTTCCCACATCTGTAAAGTTAGGCATTTGGGGTGCTCCATCGTGAGCCTCCTTCCTGCTCTAACATTCAGCGTGGGTTTGAGGCCCGTGGGCATGGAGCTGTCCTTCACCCTTGTCAGTCGGGCACCTCGTCCTGGGCTCCCAGGTGGAGGTCTCTGGAAGCCCTtgctgagctgggctgggagcTCCTTTGCCCTGACCTTGTTGTTGCCGTTGACCTCCTTCATGGGAGCATCTGGTCTTGACCTGGGGCAGCCACCAGCACACGAGGCTCCCGTCTTGGAGGCAGGGGGCACACTGGTGTGTGGGAGCTGGCTTAGGGCCCTGCTTCACAGTTGGACCACCTTGGACAGGTTGCCCAGCTCCCAAGGGCTCACGttcttcctcctgcccctttTGCACAGTTTTCCGACAGCTCAACACGGCCATCGCCGTATCCCAGATGTCCTCAGGCCAGTGCCGCCTGGCCCCCCTCATCCAGGTCATCCAGGACTGCAGCCACCTCTACCACTACACGGTCAAGCTCCTGTTCAAGCTACACTCTTGTGAGTGGCCCAGGGCAGCCCCTGGCCCGGAAGGCTGTGTTTATATGGCTTAGACATTCACTGTCAAAAAGGAAAATCGAAAACTTAGaggtttattcatttaaaaatggcaGTAATACACCCACTACCCATTAAtagaaataacatatattttatgaaaaaaaaaaaaaaaaaaaaacccactactTTACCAAGCAAAAAACTTAGTGAGTggcttggttttcatttttacgACTGAATGCCTGGCTCAGCCAAGACGGAGGCCCCACCTGCTCCCAGGAATCTCCCGCCAGGCACCCTGGGGGTGCGAGCGCAAAAAGGCAAAAGGTGTCTGGGGTGTTAGGAGAGTTTTGATCTAACCAACCCCTTGAAAGGGTCTTGTCCCTTGACCACACTTAGAGAACCACTGTGTTAGTGTCAGCGTGGGACCAATGTGTTTGGTGAAAGCGGCTTGCTAGTGCCTCCCGAAGCCAGGTGTGGGTTAGGTGAGATATGGCCGCAGCGCCTTCCTTTCCATTCGCTGTTTCCTTCTCTAGCTCAGTCTGAACTGAGCCCTCCCACAGCGTCTCCCACAGGTCTCCCCATCCCGATGGGAGAGCGGGCCTGGCCCAGTCTCGGGTGATCTCTGATCTGTGAGTTTGTAGCATACGGAGGAACAAGGCAGGGCAGGTGAGCCCCTGAGCAGTGTGCAGAGAAGTCCTGTTACACTTGTGCCACCCTCCAGGTCTCCCTGCGGACACCCTGCAAGGCCACAGGGACCGGTTCCACGAGCAGTTTCACAGGTACTGCCTGGGACAGGGACAGGATTGAGGCCGGTGGGGGAGAGGCTCCGTGGCCCCTTCCTGAACCCGAACTTCCCACCATCTCTGCAGCCTCAGGAACTTCTTCCGCAGAGCCTCCGACATGCTGTACTTCAAGCGGCTCATCCAGATCCCCCGGCTGCCCGAGGTACCACCCCCAAGAGGGCCCCGAGGCCCTTTGAGGACCCCAGGCACCTGGTTGGGCCCCACACAGGCTATGGAGATGGCGGAAGGAGGGCTTGCTTAGGGGACAGCTGAGCAGGTCCCACCTGCCGCCCCTGCAGGGACCCCCTAACTTCCTGCGGGCCTCAGCCCTGGCTGAGCACATCAAGCCGGTGGTGGTGATCCCCGAGGAGGCCCCGGAGGATGAGGAGCCGGAGAATCTCATTGAGATCAGCACAGGGCCCCCCGTGGGGGAGCCAGTGGTGAGCCCCCTGCCCAGCCCGTGTCCCCCAGTCCTCCAGCTGCAGCATGAGGCCAACGGGAGTGTCGGGTGGCCAGCCCTCCCTTTGCCCACTGCCCGGCCTGGAGGGCACAGGTGAGTGGGGTCACCATGCTTTGCTGTGGCAGGTGGTGGCTGACCTCTTCGATCAGACGTTTGGACCCCCCAATGGCTCTGTGAAGGACGACAGGTGAGGGCTGGAGGAGCCGACTGGGCTGGGGGTGGTTGGAAACGGCCTCAGCTGAGCTGTGCTCTGGACAGTTCTGTCTGGAAAGGCCATGGGTGGGGAACATGAACCCGTGAGGTGCCCAAATCCTGAGTGGCCACTGAGGAGGAGACAGGTTCCTGTGCTGGGTCTGTTGACTGTTCTGGTTGACTTAACTTGACCCCCAGGACCTCTGTCCCCAGGGACCTCCAGATTGAGAGCTTGAAGAGAGAGGTGGAAATGCTCCGCTCTGAACTGGAGAAGATCAAGCTGGAGGTGCCGGGGTGGGGATGGGTGGGGGCCAGGGCCCCTCACGGCCCAGGCAGGGCCCCACGTCACACCTCCTCCCGCAGGCCCAGCGGTACATCGCGCAGCTGAAGAGCCAGGTGAATGCACTGGAGGGTGAGCTGGAGGAGCAGcggaagcagaagcagaaggccCTGGTGGATAATGAGCAGCTCCGCCACGAGCTGGCCCAGCTGAGGGCTGCCCAGCTGGAGGGCGAGCGGAGCCAGGGCCTGCGTGAGGAGGCTGAGAGTACGTGGGGCCTTGGCCACAGGGGTCCAAGGGTGtgtccccagcccctgccacccCACACGGGGCATCACTGCCTCTTCTCTCGCCCCCAGGGAAGGCCAGTGCCACAGAGGCGCGCTACAACAAGCTGAAGGAAAAGCACAGTGAGCTCGTCCATGTGCATGCGGAGCTGCTCAGAAAGGTAGGTGCAGCCCATCCTCCATCCCAGCCGGTGGCAGGGCCTCTCGGGGATGGCAGCAGAGCATGAGCCCTTCCCCTGCCCATGCAGAACGCGGACACAGCCAAGCAGCTGACGGTGACGCAGCAAAGCCAGGAGGAGGTGGCGCGGGTGAAGGAGCAGCTGGCCTTCCAGGTGGAGCAGGTGAAGCGGGAGTCGGAGTTGAAGGTATGTCCCTTGTGGCACAGGGCCCTGCCCCGGCATCCCCAGCCCACTGCCCCAGTGACACGCTGTCCTGTCCCAGCTAGAGGAGCAGAGCGACCAGCTGGAGAAGCTCAagagggagctggaggccaaggctggagagcTGGCCCGCGCACAGGAGGCCCTGAGCCACACAGAGCAGGTGCATCTGGCTTTGATGACTGGGGGTGGGGTTCTGGGGCCAGTCCTGGGTGGAAGTCAGGTCCTCTTTGCCGTGAACAGGCCCCACCTGGGTGCCACTCGGTGATCCTGGGATGCAGCCCTGACCCAGACCCAGGGGCTACATGGGAGACAGGACCTACCGCTGGTCCTCAGGGAGCCCTGAGTCTAATGGAAGTGATCACTAACCCCCAGGGCCCAGTTTATAAGCgtgggggcagggtgggtggggcctgggagCTCTGTTCACATGCCTGGTGTCCATGTCTGTCCACAGAGCAAGTCGGAGCTGAGCTCACGGCTGGACACGCTGAGTGCGGAGAAGGATGCTCTGAGTGGAGCTGTGCGGCAGCGGGAGGCAGACCTGCTGGCGGCGCAGAGCCTGGTGCGCGAGACAGAGGCGGCGCTGAGCCGGGAGCAGCAGCGCAGCTCCCAGGAGCAGGGCGAGTTGCAGGGCCAGCTGGCAGAGAGGGTATGGCCTCCCCAGATGCAGCAGCACTACTGAGTTCACTGCCATCTGGCAACCATCGATCTGTCTCCGTGATCTGCCTGTTCTAGAGATTTCATGTAAAGGGGATCATACACGATGCATCCTTTTGTGTCCGGCTTCTTCACTCAGCATCACGTTGTCAAGGGTCACCACATCATAGCCTGTGTCAGCacctcattc
The Pan troglodytes isolate AG18354 chromosome 10, NHGRI_mPanTro3-v2.0_pri, whole genome shotgun sequence genome window above contains:
- the HIP1R gene encoding huntingtin-interacting protein 1-related protein isoform X9 codes for the protein MEARFSPINQILPWCRQDLAISISKAINTQEAPVKEKHARRIILGTHHEKGAFTFWSYAIGLPLPSSSILSWKFCHVLHKVLRDGHPNVLHDCQRYRSNIREIGDLWGHLHDRYGQLVNVYTKLLLTKISFHLKHPQFPAGLEVTDEVLEKAAGTDVNNIFQLTVEMFDYMDCELKLSESVFRQLNTAIAVSQMSSGQCRLAPLIQVIQDCSHLYHYTVKLLFKLHSCLPADTLQGHRDRFHEQFHSLRNFFRRASDMLYFKRLIQIPRLPEGPPNFLRASALAEHIKPVVVIPEEAPEDEEPENLIEISTGPPVGEPVVVADLFDQTFGPPNGSVKDDRTSVPRDLQIESLKREVEMLRSELEKIKLEAQRYIAQLKSQVNALEGELEEQRKQKQKALVDNEQLRHELAQLRAAQLEGERSQGLREEAERKASATEARYNKLKEKHSELVHVHAELLRKNADTAKQLTVTQQSQEEVARVKEQLAFQVEQVKRESELKLEEQSDQLEKLKRELEAKAGELARAQEALSHTEQSKSELSSRLDTLSAEKDALSGAVRQREADLLAAQSLVRETEAALSREQQRSSQEQGELQGQLAERESQEQGLRQRLLDEQFAVLRGAAAEAAGILQDAVSKLDDPLHLRCTSSPDYLVSRAQEALDAVSTLEEGHAQYLTSLAGGRALKGPGPHTGVVPTASWTSSCRALLSSSSSSWESWPPTVPVLVSQCHPPPTLAPPTRTDASALVAALTRFSHLAADTIINGGATSHLAPTDPADRLIDTCRECGARALELMGQLQDQQALRHMQASLVRTPLQGILQLGQELKPKSLDVRQEELGAMVDKEMAATSAAIEDAVRRIEDMMNQARHASSGVKLEVNERILNSCTDLMKAIRLLVTTSTSLQKEIVESGRGAATQQEFYAKNSRWTEGLISASKAVGWGATQLVEAADKVVLHTGKYEELIVCSHEIAASTAQLVAASKVKANKHSPHLSRLQECSRTVNERAANVVASTKSGQEQIEDRDTMDFSGLSLIKLKKQEMETQVRVLELEKTLEAERMRLGELRKQHYVLAGASGSPGEEAAIRPSTAPRSVTTKKPPLAQKPSVAPRQDHQLDKKDGIYPAQLVNY
- the HIP1R gene encoding huntingtin-interacting protein 1-related protein isoform X12, encoding MEARFSPINQILPWCRQDLAISISKAINTQEAPVKEKHARRIILGTHHEKGAFTFWSYAIGLPLPSSSILSWKFCHVLHKVLRDGHPNVLHDCQRYRSNIREIGDLWGHLHDRYGQLVNVYTKLLLTKISFHLKHPQFPAGLEVTDEVLEKAAGTDVNNIFQLTVEMFDYMDCELKLSESVFRQLNTAIAVSQMSSGQCRLAPLIQVIQDCSHLYHYTVKLLFKLHSCLPADTLQGHRDRFHEQFHSLRNFFRRASDMLYFKRLIQIPRLPEGPPNFLRASALAEHIKPVVVIPEEAPEDEEPENLIEISTGPPVGEPVVVADLFDQTFGPPNGSVKDDRDLQIESLKREVEMLRSELEKIKLEAQRYIAQLKSQVNALEGELEEQRKQKQKALVDNEQLRHELAQLRAAQLEGERSQGLREEAERKASATEARYNKLKEKHSELVHVHAELLRKNADTAKQLTVTQQSQEEVARVKEQLAFQVEQVKRESELKLEEQSDQLEKLKRELEAKAGELARAQEALSHTEQSKSELSSRLDTLSAEKDALSGAVRQREADLLAAQSLVRETEAALSREQQRSSQEQGELQGQLAERVWPPQMQQHY
- the HIP1R gene encoding huntingtin-interacting protein 1-related protein isoform X7, with product MEARFSPINQILPWCRQDLAISISKAINTQEAPVKEKHARRIILGTHHEKGAFTFWSYAIGLPLPSSSILSWKFCHVLHKVLRDGHPNVLHDCQRYRSNIREIGDLWGHLHDRYGQLVNVYTKLLLTKISFHLKHPQFPAGLEVTDEVLEKAAGTDVNNIFQLTVEMFDYMDCELKLSESVFRQLNTAIAVSQMSSGQCRLAPLIQVIQDCSHLYHYTVKLLFKLHSCLPADTLQGHRDRFHEQFHSLRNFFRRASDMLYFKRLIQIPRLPEGPPNFLRASALAEHIKPVVVIPEEAPEDEEPENLIEISTGPPVGEPVVVADLFDQTFGPPNGSVKDDRDLQIESLKREVEMLRSELEKIKLEAQRYIAQLKSQVNALEGELEEQRKQKQKALVDNEQLRHELAQLRAAQLEGERSQGLREEAERKASATEARYNKLKEKHSELVHVHAELLRKNADTAKQLTVTQQSQEEVARVKEQLAFQVEQVKRESELKLEEQSDQLEKLKRELEAKAGELARAQEALSHTEQSKSELSSRLDTLSAEKDALSGAVRQREADLLAAQSLVRETEAALSREQQRSSQEQGELQGQLAERESQEQGLRQRLLDEQFAVLRGAAAEAAGILQDAVSKLDDPLHLRCTSSPDYLVSRAQEALDAVSTLEEGHAQYLTSLADASALVAALTRFSHLAADTIINGGATSHLAPTDPADRLIDTCRECGARALELMGQLQDQQALRHMQASLVRTPLQGILQLGQELKPKSLDVRQEELGAMVDKEMAATSAAIEDAVRRIEDMMNQARHASSGVKLEVNERILNSCTDLMKAIRLLVTTSTSLQKEIVESGRGAATQQEFYAKNSRWTEGLISASKAVGWGATQLVEAADKVVLHTGKYEELIVCSHEIAASTAQLVAASKVKANKHSPHLSRLQECSRTVNERAANVVASTKSGQEQIEDRDTMDFSGLSLIKLKKQEMETQVRVLELEKTLEAERMRLGELRKQHYVLAGASGSPGEEAAIRPSTAPRSVTTKKPPLAQKPSVAPRQDHQLDKKDGIYPAQLVNY